In Musa acuminata AAA Group cultivar baxijiao chromosome BXJ3-11, Cavendish_Baxijiao_AAA, whole genome shotgun sequence, one DNA window encodes the following:
- the LOC135652605 gene encoding subtilisin-like protease 4, whose amino-acid sequence MVHMYTNVISGFAARLTELELEAMSVMPGFVRAYPDRMYRLQTTHTPAFLGLLMHQGLWNASNYGKGIIIGVLDTGVFPDHPSFSGLGMPPPPAKWRGRCDFNASSCNNKLIGARSFISGAMAMKGKAVASDSPIDDDGHGTHTTSTAAGAAVPGADVLGNAKGMAIGMAPLAHVAMYKVCGEIDCASSDILAGMDAAVADGVDVLSLSLGGPSLPFDEDTIAVGAFGAIEKGVFVSCAAGNSGPVSSTLSNEAPWILTVAASTMDRNIRVTVMLGNGLSFDGESLFQPNSFPPALYPLVYAGANGSPATALCANGSFDGFDVKGKIVLCDRGGGIARLEKGATVLSAGGIGMILANQATDGYSTLADAHVLPASHVGFAAGDQIKAYINSSSNPTAAFLFKGTILGTSPAPAITSFSSRGPSLASPGILKPDITGPGVSVLAAWPFRVGPPSNYTGTTFNIISGTSMSTPHLSGIAALIKSARPDWSPAAIKSAIMTTASVVDHSGKPIVNEQLLPANLFAIGAGHVNPVKAGNPGLVYDLSADDYIAYLCGLGYANKQVSVIARRTIDCSAVSSIPEKDLNYPSISVTLGGNTTYAVVERRVKNVGNAASTYWAEVGAPYGTYVRVHPPVLSFNYVNQEKRFFVAFKMVGGGGGGSQGYLKWVSVNHEVRSPISITYTN is encoded by the coding sequence ATGGTCCACATGTACACTAACGTCATCAGCGGCTTCGCTGCTCGGTTGACGGAGTTGGAGCTGGAGGCCATGTCCGTGATGCCCGGCTTCGTCCGTGCCTACCCCGATCGCATGTACCGCCTCCAGACCACCCACACGCCGGCCTTCTTGGGGTTGCTCATGCATCAGGGCTTGTGGAACGCGTCGAACTACGGCAAGGGGATCATCATCGGGGTGCTCGACACCGGCGTCTTCCCTGACCACCCTTCCTTCAGTGGCTTAGGGATGCCACCGCCGCCCGCTAAGTGGAGAGGGCGGTGCGACTTCAATGCGTCCAGCTGCAACAACAAGCTCATCGGAGCAAGATCGTTCATCAGCGGCGCGATGGCCATGAAGGGCAAAGCGGTGGCCTCGGACTCTCCGATCGATGATGATGGCCACGGAACCCACACTACCAGCACCGCCGCGGGAGCGGCCGTGCCGGGGGCGGACGTGCTCGGGAACGCCAAGGGCATGGCCATCGGCATGGCGCCCCTCGCCCACGTCGCCATGTACAAGGTCTGCGGCGAAATTGACTGCGCCAGCAGCGACATATTGGCCGGGATGGACGCCGCGGTAGCCGATGGAGTCGATGTGCTCTCCCTCTCCCTCGGCGGGCCCTCGCTACCATTCGACGAGGACACGATCGCAGTGGGCGCCTTTGGGGCGATCGAGAAGGGAGTGTTCGTAAGCTGCGCGGCAGGCAACTCTGGCCCAGTATCGAGCACGCTGTCAAATGAGGCGCCATGGATCCTCACGGTCGCCGCCAGCACCATGGATAGGAACATAAGGGTGACAGTAATGCTCGGCAATGGGTTATCTTTCGACGGAGAGTCCCTTTTCCAGCCAAACTCGTTTCCCCCGGCTCTCTACCCTTTGGTGTACGCCGGAGCTAACGGCAGTCCGGCCACTGCCCTGTGCGCCAATGGTTCTTTCGACGGCTTCGACGTCAAGGGCAAGATAGTGCTGTGCGACCGTGGCGGAGGTATCGCGAGGCTCGAGAAGGGCGCCACCGTACTGAGTGCAGGCGGCATTGGCATGATCCTGGCGAACCAAGCCACCGACGGGTACAGCACTCTGGCCGACGCTCATGTCCTCCCGGCGTCGCATGTCGGTTTTGCTGCCGGAGATCAGATCAAAGCTTATATCAACTCGTCTTCCAATCCAACGGCGGCCTTCCTTTTCAAGGGCACGATACTCGGCACGTCCCCAGCTCCGGCGATCACGTCCTTCTCTTCGAGAGGCCCCAGCTTAGCTAGCCCTGGGATTCTGAAGCCGGACATCACCGGGCCCGGCGTAAGCGTCTTGGCGGCGTGGCCTTTCCGCGTCGGGCCACCCTCCAACTACACCGGTACCACCTTCAACATCATATCGGGCACCTCCATGTCCACCCCTCACCTAAGCGGGATTGCCGCTCTCATCAAGAGCGCGCGCCCGGACTGGTCGCCCGCCGCCATCAAGTCCGCGATCATGACGACCGCCAGCGTGGTAGACCACAGCGGGAAGCCGATCGTGAACGAACAACTCCTCCCGGCCAACCTCTTCGCTATCGGTGCCGGCCACGTCAACCCGGTAAAGGCCGGCAACCCCGGCCTGGTGTATGACCTCTCTGCCGACGACTACATCGCCTACCTCTGTGGCCTGGGCTACGCAAACAAGCAAGTCTCGGTGATCGCCAGGAGGACGATTGATTGCTCCGCCGTCAGCAGTATCCCAGAGAAGGACTTGAACTACCCTTCCATCTCGGTGACGCTCGGTGGCAACACGACCTACGCGGTGGTGGAGCGGAGGGTGAAGAACGTGGGCAACGCGGCGTCCACATACTGGGCGGAGGTCGGGGCGCCATATGGGACGTACGTGCGCGTCCACCCGCCCGTGCTGAGCTTCAACTACGTGAACCAAGAGAAGAGATTCTTCGTAGCGTTCAAGATggtgggcggcggcggcggcgggtcgCAGGGCTACTTGAAGTGGGTTTCGGTCAACCATGAGGTGAGGAGTCCGATCTCCATCACGTACACAAACTAA